The following proteins come from a genomic window of Drosophila sulfurigaster albostrigata strain 15112-1811.04 chromosome X, ASM2355843v2, whole genome shotgun sequence:
- the LOC133848262 gene encoding uncharacterized protein LOC133848262, which translates to MARTAFDVQRDFALSSGLRSEIIWDSLSAQQSEVLKQKITNIICESNASKNVKQLERQRQQLFDNVWKQRIYTNGTLLSSIIYVLVTSESNAQLALQSTSFSCHPVVRTRKCIQPSTGNRDSSENCCMIFIDELGRVYPNWSSYLGNNSLPKGLMIAPQLGIYTFGGAGEDQMLLTVQATPASCLKQQLLHVGDNIATMGGLVATVPVAATLALPVAAPLLIAATVVGVSTAAYSTIRSVGRLIDRRWHAQSTSLRDRDARTSWLGVAGGVVGLGATGATTALTAFASRASLGTQLAVRGINVSSVLVSGGGVLNGVFELYLKLRDEEPLTRYDVLQVASSLLIFTHSVNNLRIAAKVSNGASLRRALRQQTRKALNRISQESSKLQGGGKKFKLDIVRTLNDIPVKEALLGLHKLHSHLAQGATVLTAVGAAAAGLLPSFVVTTEDGEMRLDVEQLAAQFGLKFVRQIGNLGSFMDVLDATSRYYSEQATQFLLRLTRTFMEQQVDGIDRRLNTFVSTELVLYRILMHCIKNYQQHAADFLERRRQHILDVVSNYFESLQPDPETEQSQSRRHNCNVCQGIYYVSTL; encoded by the exons ATGGCGCGCACTGCGTTTGATGTGCAACGGGACTTTGCTCTCAGTAGCGGGCTGCGCTCGGAAATTATTTGGGACTC CCTGTCGGCGCAACAGTCTGAGGTGCTGAAACAAAAGATTACCAACATAATTTGCGAGTCAAATGCAAGCAAAAATGTCAAACAATTGGAGAGGCAGCGCCAACAGCTCTTCGACAACGTTTGGAAACAAAGGATCTACACCAATGGCACACTGCTCTCCAGCATTATCTATGTGCTGGTCACTAGCGAATCGAATGCCCAGCTAGCACTGCAGTCCACCAGCTTCAGCTGTCATCCCGTGGTGCGCACCAGGAAATGCATTCAACCTTCGACGGGTAACCGAGACAGCAGTGAAAACTGTTGCATGATCTTCATCGATGAGCTGGGTCGCGTCTATCCGAACTGGTCAAGCTATCTGGGCAACAACTCGCTACCCAAAGGCCTGATGATAGCCCCTCAATTGGGCATCTACACATTTGGCGGAGCTGGCGAGGATCAGATGCTGCTCACAGTGCAAGCTACGCCAGCTTCGTGTCTcaagcagcaactgctgcatGTGGGCGACAACATTGCCACTATGGGTGGTCTAGTGGCCACTGTGCCCGTGGCTGCCACGTTGGCGTTGCCAGTGGCGGCGCCGCTACTAATTGCTGCCACCGTGGTGGGCGTGTCAACGGCCGCCTACAGCACAATACGTTCGGTGGGACGTCTGATCGATCGTCGCTGGCACGCACAGTCCACATCGCTGCGTGATCGCGATGCACGCACCAGCTGGCTGGGCGTGGCCGGAGGCGTGGTGGGTCTCGGCGCCACAGGAGCCACCACAGCGCTGACAGCATTTGCGAGCCGGGCAAGTTTAGGCACACAGCTGGCGGTGCGTGGCATCAATGTGTCGTCCGTACTGGTATCGGGTGGTGGTGTGCTCAACGGTGTCTTTGAGTTGTATCTGAAGCTACGCGATGAGGAGCCCTTGACGCGTTACGATGTGCTGCAGGTGGCTAGCAGTTTGCTCATTTTTACCCACTCTGTCAACAACCTCCGCATCGCTGCCAAGGTCTCGAATGGCGCAAGTTTGCGTCGTGCTTTGCGACAGCAGACGCGCAAAGCCCTGAATCGCATTTCGCAGGAGTCGAGCAAGCTGCAAGGTGGCGGCAAGAAGTTTAAGCTGGACATTGTGCGCACTTTGAACGATATTCCCGTGAAGGAGGCGCTGCTGGGGCTGCACAAGCTACACTCACATCTCGCCCAAGGTGCCACCGTATTAACAGCCGTTGGAGCAGCTGCCGCTGGTTTGTTACCCAGTTTTGTTGTGACTACTGAAGATGGCGAGATGCGTCTTGACGTGGAACAGTTGGCCGCCCAATTTGGGCTCAAGTTTGTACGACAAATTGGCAATTTGGGCAGCTTTATGGATGTGCTGGATGCCACGTCGCGTTACTACAGCGAGCAGGCAACACAGTTTCTGTTGCGCTTGACGCGTACTTTTATGGAGCAGCAGGTGGATGGCATTGATCGCCGGCTCAACACGTTTGTCTCCACCGAACTAGTGCTGTATCGCATCctgatgcactgcatcaaAAATTATCAGCAGCACGCCGCTGACTTTCTGGAGCGACGTCGTCAGCACATTCTCGACGTGGTCAGCAACTATTTCGAATCACTACAACCCGATCCGGAAACGGAGCAGAGCCAGAGCAGGCGACACAATTGTAACGTCTGCCAAGGCATCTACTATGTGTCTACTTTGTGA
- the LOC133848521 gene encoding beta-1,3-galactosyltransferase brn: MRMRGRRLLPIVLSLIVIIILCISYISNHLHRDDDNDEQDEFLVHLPPAPATATAADENRVITPSAPGALLNLSNFEYLLASDVCRRAERELLAVLIVTSYAGHDALRAAHRQAIPQSKLAEMGLQRVFLLAALPPREKFVTQPQLASEQTRFGDLLQGNFVEDYRNLSYKHVMGLRWAANECGSGRSKFIIKLDDDIIYDVFHLRRYLESLEVDAPALATSSTLLAGYVLDAKPPIRNQANKWYVTRQEYPHALYPAYLSGWLYITNGATAARLVAEAERVAIFWIDDTWLTGVVRTRLGIPLKRHNSWYSANAEFLDCCVRDLKQHGYECEYFAGPNGGDAKLLVEFLHNVEKCYFDECSKRPAEKSLKKTCLASVKSPAPEHGVAHVEPLKLR; this comes from the exons ATGCGCATGCGCGGCCGCAGATTGCTACCAATTGTGCTATCGCTAATCGTCATCATTATCTTGTGCATCAGCTACATATCGAATCATTTGCATCGTGATGACGATAATGATGAACAAGATGAGTTCCTCGTTCATCTGCCTCCCGCCCCCGCTACTGCCACAGCTGCAGATGAAAATAGAGTCATCACGCCCTCTGCTCCTGGTGCACTGCTCAATCTGAGCAACTTTGAGTATCTGCTGGCCAGCGACGTTTGTCGTCGTGCCGAGCGAGAATTGCTAG CCGTGCTCATTGTCACCTCGTATGCCGGACACGATGCACTGCGTGCCGCTCACCGTCAGGCGATTCCACAGAGCAAGCTGGCCGAGATGGGACTGCAGCGTGTCTTTCTGCTGGCAGCGCTGCCGCCGCGCGAAAAGTTTGTGACACAGCCGCAGCTGGCGTCGGAACAGACACGCTTCGGGGATCTGCTGCAGGGCAACTTTGTGGAGGACTATCGCAATCTGAGCTACAAGCATGTGATGGGATTGCGTTGGGCGGCCAACGAATGCGGCAGCGGGCGCAGCAAGTTTATCATCAAGCTGGACGATGACATCATCTACGATGTGTTCCATCTGCGACGCTACTTGGAGTCCCTAGAAGTGGATGCCCCGGCGCTGGCCACAAGCAGCACTCTCCTGGCTGGCTATGTGCTCGATGCCAAGCCGCCCATACGCAATCAGGCCAACAAATGGTATGTAACCAGGCAGGAGTATCCACATGCCCTGTATCCCGCCTATCTGTCGGGTTGGCTCTACATCACCAATGGGGCAACGGCAGCGCGTCTTGTGGCGGAGGCGGAACGCGTGGCCATCTTCTGGATCGATGACACTTGGCTGACGGGCGTGGTGCGCACTCGTCTGGGGATTCCGCTCAAGCGGCACAATTCTTGGTATTCGGCCAATGCCGAGTTCCTCGACTGTTGTGTACGGGATCTCAAACAGCATGGCTACGAGTGTGAATACTTTGCCGGGCCCAATGGTGGCGATGCCAAGCTCCTGGTCGAGTTTCTGCACAACGTCGAGAAGTGCTATTTCGATGAGTGCAGCAAGCGGCCAGCGGAAAAATCCCTCAAGAAGACGTGCCTAGCCAGCGTCAAGTCGCCAGCTCCCGAGCACGGTGTCGCCCATGTGGAGCCGCTAAAGCTGAGATGA